A stretch of DNA from Natrinema halophilum:
CGGAGGAGGCTTACAACTTCACCGTCAAACGCGGCGTCACCGACACCTACGCCACGATCGACTGGATCGAAGGCAACCTCGGCACGCAACTGACCAAGACGGAAGTTTCGACGGAGCTCGCCGGCGACTCCTCGGAAACGCAAATCGTCGGTGCATTCTACGGGCACGACGATCAGCACTTTGATCTCGATGCGAAAGTCTGGCACCGCGCCGAACACACCACGGCCGATCTCGTCACGCGCGGCGTTACCGACGACGTCGCTCGTTCGGTTTACGAAGGCGTTCAGGACGTCGGTGCCGACGCCTGGGATACGAGCTCCTACCAGCGCGAGAACACACTGATGCTCTCCGACGAGAGCGAAGCCGACGCGTCTCCGAAACTGATCATCAACAACCACGACACGGAGGCCAGCCACTCGGCGACTGTCGGCCAGATCGACGAGGAGGACCTGCTGTACATGACCTCCAGAGGCGTCGGCCCGCGCGCCGCGCGGAATATGCTCGTCGAGGGCTTCTTTGTGCCCGTCCTGGAGGAAATCGACGTCGACGAACTCAGAGACGACCTCGAGGAACTGATCGCCGCGCGACTTCGCAACCGCGACTAGTCGCCGGTCGCTTGCGGACAGCTGTGCGATTTTTCCTGTGTTCGAATCGGTAGTTGCAAGAGCTGGGTACGGAGAGAGTGCGGGCTCTCGCCATCAGACGCTCGACCACGTCGCCTCGAACTGCTGTTGGCCGGGCTGGGCGAGGACGGGGAGAGAAAGCAGATACGAGAGGTAAATCGTCGACGAACCGGGGTAGCGGGAGGTAATTCCGAACGAGAGACGCGAACGACGGCGTTTTCCGTCCCCGGAAGACTCGATTCGAGTCATGTGCGTTCGTCCCATCGGACCGTCGAAACGGTACCGGCCGGTCGATGCCAGCAATAGGGAAGCATAAGTACCGACGGTCCAGTAATTCACCCATGAGTTTGGGACAGCGTGTCTCGAGCGATCATCAGCTGACCCGACTGCTCCAGATCGGGGTCGTATTGGAGGAAGTCGTCGAGTCACGCGCCGCCCACCACATCGACTCGCTCCCTCCGGAAGAGCGGGCGGAATTCGACGAAGAAGTAAAAGAGTTGCTTGCGGAGGCCGCGGCAGAGTCGGCTGAGCACCGCGAGCGACTCGAGGCACTGATCGACGATCTCGAGGCTGAAACGGTCGGGTACGAGGAGATTAACGCACTGGTCGACGCCCAATACGGGCCGCCGGAGGACACGGACGGCGTCCTCTACGATCAACTGGCGAACGAAGAGACCGCGTACAAATTTTACGACGACCTGATCGGCGCAATCGAAGCATCCGATGCGGAGTTTGCCGTCGACCGCGAGCGACTACTCGAGACGCTGTATTCGATTCGCGAGGAGGAAAAGAACGGCGTCGAAGAAGTAACGGAGATTATGGAACACAGAGTATGATCGGGACGACCGTGCCGAACGAACCTGATCCAATACCGTTCGGCGAGCGAACCAACGCCCGGATTCCACCACGCCGGCGAGGGGCTGACGCGGCACGAAGCCATACCGCTGGAGGGTTGTTATGAACACTGCCGACCAATATCTCAAGGCTATCTACCTGGCACAACGGATCGAAGACGGACCTGCATCGACTGGAACGCTCGCAGACTTACTCGAGGTGAGTCCGGCCAGCGTCAACGAAATGATCGGGAAGCTCGAGGAACGCGAGCTCGTCGACCACGAGAAGTACAAGGGGGCGAGTCTGACCGACGACGGTCTCGAACGCGCTCACAACGCCTTGCAAACCTACTGTATCATCGAGCGCTTCCTCGCAAACGTTCTCGAGGTCGAGGAATTTCGCGACGAAGCGCGCGCACTGGAGAGCGTCATCGACGATACGGTCGCCGACCGACTCGACACGATCATCGACCGTCCCGATCAGTGTCCGGACTGTTTCGACCCCGAGGCGGACTGCTGTGAACTACTCGAGGTCGGCGGCCGCGCAGACTGAGTTCGCGGAGACAGTCGGCGTGGATACCAACGGCGACACGAAGAATACTCACCGCTTCGGCCGACACCGCCGTCGGTTTCGCGTCTGTGTTTGTCACCGAAGCTCGCCGAAGCGCACGTAGCGTCGGCCGACGACCGCGGCGAGAGCGGAAACGATGATGGCCGGGACGAGAATTCCGATCGGCAGCTGCCACCTCTCTCCCGACCAATCGGCCTCGAAGACTGATGCGTAGTAATCTGCGGCCGACTCGCCGTGGAGCGCGACGAGTACCTCGCGGTTGTTCTCGAGCGAATTCGAATTCCAGTTTGCACTCCCGACGATCGCCACGTCCCTGTCTATTACGACCCCCTTCGCGTGAATTTTTTCGAACCGACCTGTGTTCTCGGCCAGTCGTATCTCGAGCGGGAGATCGTCGTTCGCCGCGAGGCGCTCGAGGTCGGCAACGAGCGCTTCGTTCTTCTCGGCATTGTACCACGTCGAACCGAGCAAGATACGAACGTCGACGCCGCGGCGAGCCGCTTCGATCGTCGACTCGAGCAGCGAGACGTCGGCGGCGATGCGCGGTTGAACGACGAGTAGTTCGTCATCTGCCGCAGCAATGAGCTCCTGCAATCGGCGGTCGGCGTTGTCCGGTGCGACCAGGAGTTCGGCCGAGTCGATCGAGACCGTCGTCGGTTCGTGGTTTCTCGGTAATCGCGGCTCGGAGGACGCAACGGTCGGAGCCTCGTCGTCGACGAACGAGGTATTCGCTCGATACGCCGTGCTACCCGTCGTGTCCCATCCCTCGAAATCGGCCCGGAAGACCCGAGCGAGGTCGGATGCGAGTGTCTCGTCCTCGAGACGGACGCCCCAGCCACGGCTGCTCTTGCCCCCGACGCCCGCTGGCTTCCAGTTTTCAGTGGTAACCAGGACGCTATCGTCTGCGACCGCGTACTTGGGGTGGTGATACCGGTAGCGCGCCCCCTCGCCGCCGATGGCTCGAACGTCGACGCCGCCACGTTCGAGCGTCTCGAGGACCGCTTCGGTCGGCGCCGGTGTACCGCCGACCGGGCTCGCTTCGAGGAGCACCGCGACGTCGACGCCGCGGTTTGCTGCTGCCACGAGGTCGGCGGCGATAGTCTCGGAGGTGATGGTGTAGCCGGCGAGCAGGAGCCGGTGGTCGGCTGATCGGATCGTTTCTCGCGGAACGTTCGGGGCATCCGGAAGGACGAACAGGTTCGCCTCATCGACCGCAGCACTCGAGATGGGGAGACAGGTCGCGTCTCGGGGCCACCACTGACCGTCCGTCCCGCCGACCGTCTGGTCGGTTGGAGTGAAAGATCGGTACCATCGTTCGGCTTCCGGGGCGCGACCGTAGGACACCGAGTCGACCGTCGTCGTTCCGTTTCGAAGTCGAAGGGTGTCGCCGTCTGCCGCGAGCCGGAGGTGTCCCTCGAGACCGAACACGGGTACGTCGGTCATCGTTTCGGTGACGTTCGGAGCGGTGCTCAATGCGAAACGGCCGGCCCCCGTCTCGTTCGGAATTCCCACCGACGTATGGCCGTCTGAAAGCGTCCAGTTTCTGACTCCCGTTTGGGACGGGACATCGAGGACGACGAACTCCCCGACGTTCTCATCGGTGATTGGGTTCGGGTAGAGGCCGACGATCCGCGGGTCCGCCGATGTCTTCTGCGGGGGAGGCTGCGACTCGTTGGTGACGGCCGTCGATGCTCGAGCGGGGCAATCAAGAGTGGTCGAATTCGGGTTCGAAGGTGTCACTGCTCGAGTCGGTTCCGGTCCGGCAGTCGACGAGTCGTCTGTGATGGTGAACTCGACGAGTAACGCGGTACTGCCGACGAGAGTACAGACGAGGGCGGCGATGAGGATGGCTCGCCGGACGTTCATCGCTCCGTCTGGCTGCTCTTCCGTACTTAAACTGCGGGATGTGACGGATTCTCAGAACGTGTGATCGTTCGATGCCACCGAAGGTCCGTTTGCTGGGGCACAACGAACCAAACCGAAGAGTGGATCCGAGAAATGGCGGTCTCAGGCGGCCGGCTCGAGGTCGACGCGTTCGGCTTCGGCCTGAACGAGATAGGCACGATCGTCGTCGTAGTCGGCGACGACCTCGAGTGCGTCTTTGGTTCCGATTCGGGTGAGTGCCCAAGCGGCGCTGGCTCGAACGCGGTCGGATTCGTCGTCTTCGAGTACGTCAGCGAGCGGGTCGATGGCTCGAGTGTCGCCGATCAAGCCGAGCGCGCGGGCGGCCCAGCTGCGGACGTCGGCTTCGTCGGCGACGAGTTGGTTGGCGATCGGCTGGACCGCCTCCTCGCTGCCGATTTCGCCGAGAGCACGGAACGCCGGGCCCTGTAGATTCGGATTGGAATCGACGTAATCGAGCAGCGTCTCGATGATCTCGTCGTCGGCGACGCCGATCGTACCGAGGACTCGCATCGCCGCCTGATCCCGGCGGTTGGCCTTCTGGAGCATCGGCTCGATGGCCTCTTCGGGGCCCATCCGTTCGAGGGCCTCCATGCAGTGTTCTTCCATGAAGTCCGAGCCGAACGTTTCCAGCGCCAGCAGAATCATGTCGACGTTCCCTCGCTTTTCGTGGACCTTGAGCGCGTGCCACTCCGGCGGGAAGTCTTTGACGTGATCGAGTACGTCGTAGTACCCTTCGCGGCGCAGTCGCTCGCGGACTTCGAGGTCCGTCCATTCGGTTGCGTCGTCGACGTCGCTCTCGAGGTCGTCAGTCGCCTCGAGCAGGCTGGCGATCGTGTCGGCGTCGTCGTCGGCGTCGAGTTCCGCGGCCTCGACGGCCTCGACCGCGGAATCGAGGGTCGAATCCAGCTGTTCGGGGACGTCCTCGCCTTCGTTGACCAGCGTCACCGAACTGTTCAGCAGGTCGTTGAGTTCGGTGAGAAAGTCGTCGACAGCTTCGATAAGCTCCGCCGTTCCCTCTTCGGTCCAGCGGGTGTTCGTGATCGTGTTGCTGACACTGTCGATTTCGCTTACGACGTCCTCGCCGTAGGGGCCACGCTGATCCTCGAGGTCGGATTCGAGATCCGAGAGGTCGCTCTCGATGTCGTCGTGTCGCTCCTGTAGTTTCTCCTCAGGAGCGGGTTCTTCGTCTTCTTCCTCCTCCTCGTCGGTTTCCGGCGGCTCCGGTATCTCGACGCCCTCTACCTCGTCGCGGAACGAATCGAGATCGGCCTCGACGTCGTCGAGGTCGCCTTCGGTATCGGCTGCCTCGAGTTCCGCCTGGAGGTCTTCGAGCTCGTCGGCCAGTGCCTCGAGTCGGTCGTCGATCGCCTCGAGGTCTGCGGCTTCCTCCTCGCCCGCTTCCTCCCCGGCGGCCGTGTCGTCACCGTTCGCCTCGTCCTCGCTCATCGTACCACCCGGGGACGATACCGACGCGTGACAGTGTGCATACCATACTATCGTGTCAGCACGGCCCTAAGCGTTTCCATGCACGCCGACCGCGTCCGGTTGTCCGTCCTCGCGCCAGTAGAACCACGGACTGAGCGTCATGTACGCGAGCCCGAGCGTCAGGAGTGCGTACGGGAACGTCCGGCCGCCGATATCCGGAACCAGAATGGCGAGCGCGTGAACGACGCCCATAATCGCGGCATCTCGAGCCAACAGGTCGGGATACTGCACTTTCGAGACCATCAGGTAACAGAACGCGGCGGTTACTCCGAGGATGAGCCAGGGTTGGGTCTCCCCGGCCAAAATCGCTGCGCCGAGGACAGTCGCGGCGAGCGTCGTCTGAACACCCTCGGTGTAACTGCCGGAAATGTCGTAGGCGGTGTACATCCCCAGGCGCGTAACGGCCATCGCGACGAATAGCGCACAGATCACTGTCACGATCAGGAGTTCAGTGCTGACTGCGTCGAATTCGATCTCGAGGCCGTCGGTAAAGACGACGAACGAGAGAACCGCGGGGGCGACGGCGAACGAGGCCACGTCGGCAAGCGAGTCTAGATATGGACCGGCGTCGGTGCCTCCATACCGGCGCGCGAGGATTCCGTCGAGGCCGTCTGCGATGGCAGCTAGCAAAATAAGTCGCGCAGCGAGTTCGATATCGACGGTCGCGACGACGACCGCGACGAACCCCAGCGCGGCGTTGGCGATCGTCACCACGTCGGCGACGCCTAGCCGACCGACGAACCGGGGGAGCATATGCCCGGATTCGACGGGGAGCTACCTTACGTGTTTTCGTTTCTATGGGATTCCGAGCTCCCGTCCGTATTCTCGGTTCAGCGACAGTACAACCACCGTTCGTCAGTTCGATCGGTGAGATTCCCAGTTTCGTGGACTGAACCGAGGTGGTTATACGGCGAGTCTCCCAAGGTCCTGCTATGCACCGGCGCCGTTATCTCGCCGCCGTCGGAACATCCCTCTCGGTCGGTTTGGCGGGGTGCTCGTCAGCACTCGCTGTTTTCGAGGACAATCCGTGCAGCGGCGAAGACTGCCACATCGGCATGAACCGTACCGAATTCCTCCCGAAAACCCACGAGATCACCGTCGGCGAGACCGTCGTCTGGAAAAACACGAGCGAGGCGGATCACACCGTCACGGCATACGAAAACCTCATTCCCGATGAAGCTGCCTTCTTCGCCACCGGCGGCTTCGAGGATCAGGAAACCGCCTACGACGCGTGGCGGGACGAGCGCGGCGGCGGTATCGGGACGCGCGAGACGTTCGAACACACCTTCGACGTTCCGGGAACGTACGAATACTTTTGTATCCCCCACGAACGAGCGAACATGACCGGTGAAATCGTCGTTTCAGAGTGACGAACGTCGACGCCTCGCTGCATCGAAACGGCCCGGCAGGGGCATTTTTATCTACTGGCGCCAGAATGACACTGTCGCATGATAGTAATCAGCGCGAGTTTTCCGGTCGAACCAGATCGCCGCGACGAAGCTCTCGAGTTGATCGACGAACTCGTCACCCACTCTCAATCCGAGGACGGCGTACTAGATTACCGGGCCGCGACGGACGTCTCCGATCCGAACGTCGTCCGCTTTTTCGAACAGTACGAAGACGAAGATGCGCTCGACGCCCACTCCCAGTCGGACCACTTCAGGGAGTTCGGAGCTGCGCTCCCGGACCTGCTCGCCGGCGAACCCACCATCACTCGGTTCGACGTCGACTCAGCGTCCGAAGTCGACCTCTGACTCGGCGGTCGAAGCGTCGATCCCCTCGTGACTTGTCGCCCGGAGCGTACAGAGTACTCTCGTGACTCGTCGTTGGCGACGGGTCGAACGCGTTCGTAGAGCAAAACGGAACGCGTTGCAACGAAAGGAGATTGCGCTCGTCGATCGATATTAGTCGTCGGCAGTGATGTCTTCGTCGTCGACGTCGACCGAGGTCGCTTCCTCTTCGGCGACTTCTTCGGGGTGAGCCTCGAGGGTCGCTTTCTGGATCTCGACGCGACGGAGTGGGTAGATCGTCTTCGCCTCGCCGTAGATCGCCGAGGAGAGACGGCCTTCGACGACGCCGTCGATGAGTTCCTCGAAGGACCGTTCGGCGGCGGCGTCTTCGACCATGTCGACCATCGTTTCGCGAATGGCTTTCTCCTGGCTCGCGTCGGCTTTTTTCGTCGTGAAGGCGACGGGCTGGATCTGGACGCGGTAGTCGTCCGTCGTGAGAACGGTAATGTAGGCCTCGATTTTCGATGCGCCCCGTCGGACCAGCGAGCGCAGGTAGTCACGGGTCAGGGAGTGTTCCGTGAACTCCGTGTATGCGCTGTCGCTGCCCACGTCGGTAATTTTGAACGTGAGCTTCGTGTTGTTCTCGCTTGCGTTGTTCGTCAGTTCGCCGAGCGTCGTTTCGATCGTTCGGCCGTAGACTTTTTCCGGTTCGTCAGCGGGGGTTTCGCCGAGTTCCTGGCGGTCGAACTGCTCGGGTGCCAGGACGGTGTACCACCGCTTCTCCTGTTTTGCACGTGAAACTGATCGTTCACTCATTGTGTTATCTCGTATCTGAGTCGCTGTTGGTGTCGGACACAGGTCCCGTGTCCGTCGGTTGTGCGCGCTGTACCGTTCGAGCGTTCGTCGCGACCTCCATTGCGACCTCGAGATTGACGACGTAGTCGTCGACCGTCGTTCGAAGGCCGCTCGTCGTGTCCCGGTCGATTTGCGTGACCACCGTGGCACCAGCGTCGTCGCGATGCGAGCGTGCGGCCTCATCGTCGCCGACTGCGCGTTCAGCGTCGTTTCGCTCGACCATCGTGGTCATGTCGTCGGTGTTATCCGGTCGAAGTGCTCGTGCAAGGAGTGCTGGATCGTCGTGGGCCGTCCGGATCGTCGCTCGGCGGCTCATAGCAGATCCCTCACTGTCGCAATGATCGTCGACTCGTCCACGCCGGGGTCGTATCGCAGGTAACCGCGCCGATGGCCGACGTCGTAGGTGGCGCTGGTACTGGAGTCGGAGCCGGGTTCGGTTCCCGGATCGGTGTCGGAATCGGTCGTCCGCTCCGTATCCGACTCTGCCTCCTCGAGTTCGCGAGCGATGCCTTCGACGGTTGCGCCGAGAGGCAAGGCGTCGCGAGTTACGACCGCGGCTTCGCCGGTTCCAACGGCGAGGACGGCCGGTTCCGGCGACAGATAGTCCGCCGCGATCCGGGCGACTGCCTCGACGGGCCCGTCGTCCACGCTGACGACGAACAGCCCGTCGTAGCGGCCGGTCGTTTCCTCTGCGAGTGCGGCGTGAGCGCGTCGGCCGCGGTCGCGCCAGGCGGAAAGCGCCGGGTCTGTTACGTCGTGACCCATTGCGAGTGCGGCACCCGTACCGGGTTCCGTCCTCGCCGTCGCTTCGAGGACGTCGGCGAACCCGCCGAGCGTCGCGAAGGGACGATCCGGCGTTGCGTACGGCCGCAACACGCGCCCGATCGTTGTTGCGGCGACATCGGCTGCCTCTTCGGCACCGACGACGTCGAGCGCAACCAGCGATCCGACCGTTCGATGGTCGTCGTCGGTCAGGCTGTCCGGGTCGTCGCCGGCGATATCGTCGAGCGCATCGCGGGTCGCGCCGAGATCACCGGACCACGGCGCGCGCACTCGCGTAGTGTGAGCGAGGCCGTCGACCGTATCCGCCGTCGGCACCGCAACGCCCGGGCGCTGCTCGAGGAGTCCGCGGTCGCGGGCAGCCTCCAGAAGCCACTCGCTTTCGCCCGCCCCGGGTTCGCCGCCGCTGGCGACGACGCCGGCGAGGGCGAGTACCGGATCTGGGTTCGAACCGATTTCGCGGACGTAATCGACAGCCTCGAGCGTCGCGGGTCGGTCCGTTGCCGGGAGATGGACGACGGTATCGTCGTCGGTTCCGTTAGCGCTCCCGAGGACGATCGTGACGTCGTCGTCGCCCGTCGGCGTACGGACGCGCTCCGAACGCTCTGCGACCGTTCGGCCGACGGTTACCTGAAACGGCGTCTCGTCGGCTGTGAGTGCGCTGGCGAGGAGTCCGCTCGCCGCGAGTGCGTCACCGTCCGCCCGGACGACTAGACGGACGAAGCCGGCGCTCTCGAGTGCGCGCGTGGCGGATGTCAGTTCGACGGATCGACCCTCAGTGGACATGTCGTATTACTCGACGTCTTCGAGCAGTTCCACTGCGACCTCGTAGGTGTACGTGAAGTCTGGCTCGAGTTCGTCGCCGCGGTAGTAGTCTGCCAGACGGCGTACTTTCGATTCGGTGTTTTGCAGGGCGCGCTTGTTCTGGTAGTCCTGTGGATTTTCGCGAACGTGTTCGCGGAGGCGAACCGCACGCTCCATCAGGTTCCGGAGGTCCTCGGGAATATCCGCTCTCGCGTCGTTTTCGTCGAGGATCTCGGAAATCTTCTTCCCGGTCGCCAGTTTGACGTCCGGGACAGGCGTGCCGGTGACGCCTTCGTCACGCAGTTTCATTCCGATCTGACTCGGATCGTAGCCCTGCTCTGCCAGTTCGACGACCCGGTCTTCGATATCATCCGGGTCGACGTCGCTCCACTCCGGGGGTTCGTCTGCCGACGGCTTGTCCGAACCGGACGAGCCGCGGCGGCGGGTATGCATTCGTGCCATTGGTGAGGATAGGAACCGCACTGACCGCTCGAATATACCGTCGAAAGCCGACACAACCGGCCCTCGCTGTACACTTCCGCAATCCCAAGCCACCCGAGAGAGCGAGTGGCGCTGTCAGATTTGCGGCCGTGCGTTTCCCACTGGGGTTTCAGTCGTCGTCGACTAAAGGGTTTCTACATCGTCTTCGCGTCGGCAAACGGGGGGTCCCCGCGTCAGTGCGCACGGAGGTTCAGGACGTTCGACGGGCGATCGCAGAGGGGTTCAAAGGACGATCGCAAAGAGAACCAGGGAGAGGCCGATCATGACGGCGGCGTGTTTCGCACCGGCTCTGACGTCGCCGGTACTCAACTGGCCGGCGATCAGTCCCGAGAGCAACCCTTGAACGAGCGTCGCGTGGTAGAAGAGCGTCGCGTACGCATCCGTGTCGGCGTCGGAGAGTCCTCCCAGTTCGGTCGTGCCCGAACCGGTGGCCAAATCTGCCCCCTCTGATGGAAGATTCGGGAGCAGATAGCCGGCCAGGACGGCGATGATGAACAGAAAGACCAGAAACGAGACGTAGACGACGATCATGTACTCGACCATCGCTTGCTTGCGCTCGCGTTCGAGGCGGCGGTCGGCCGCCGCTTGCCGCGCGGCGATTCGGAGCGTCGTCGCGAGGTTCCCGCTGGCGTTCATCGATTCGGTCAGCAAGGTTACGACCCGCGAAATCGATCGGGTGCCGACGCGAGTCTCGAGTCGGTGTAACGCCGTCTGGAGGTCGGCGCCCCACTGAACGTCGGCCCAGACACGATCCAGTTCGTCGCTGAGCGGCCCCAGATCCGAGTCTCTGACTCGGTCGATTGATGACACCACTGCCAGACCGGCTTCGTTGACGCTGGCGAGCTGGTCGAGCAGGTCCGGCACCTGCGTCTCGATCGCTTTGAGCCGGCGGCGGTGAAGTTCGTATGCGACTGCGAAGACGGTGATGACTCCGAGACTTCCCACGGCGATGGCGTCGTCGATTGCGCTCGCGTCGAATCCACCTTCTAGAGCCGCCGGAAGTTGCCAGGCCACTATCGCGAGCGCGATCGGTACTGTAACTGCGAACGTGAGAAACGGCTGGTCGATGACCGTCCGAATTGGATGACCGAACCGGTCGCGAAGGCCTTGCAATCGGCGGTAGTATCGGACTCGTTCGACGTTCGGATGTGGACGCGGACCGGGGACGTCGTCGTGGGCCCGCGCCGTTGGGATCGTGGTAGCCGACGGGGGTTCGATCGCGGCCGGCTCCCCATCGACCCCGTTACTGGGATCGAGTTTGTCGGTTACCATGCTCAGATACACCATGAACCCGGCGTTGGCGACTGGCAGGAGTAAATAGACGAGGATCTGCAATTGGCCGAACGTCTCGCTGGACGCGATACCGATGACGACGAGGATAGTGATCAAAAAGAGCGGCCCTGCAACCAGTACCGTCACGTAGGCTTCGGCTAACGTCGCGAGCAACTCGATGATTCCCTCCTGTTGGGATTCGGCTTCTTCGCGGTAGTCCTGATATTGGCGTTCGAGGAACTCGGAGAGACCCTGACCGCTCTGCAAGACGCTGACAAGGTTGTCGACGAACTCGCGGAACTGCGGGCTGGGAGAGCGCTGGCTCATCGTTTGAAGGGCGGTGATGACGTCGGTCCCGAACGTGTCCATCTGTCGAACCGCGACCGAGAACTCCGTGGCAGCCTCTCCGTAGGTATCTTCCTGTTCGGCGACGATCCTGATCGTATTCGGAAGCGACATCCCGCTTTTCGAAAGCGCGTAGATAAACGCGACCGTCGAGGGTAAGCCCGCTTCGATCCGGCGGGCGCGGGCGTCGGCGACGTAGCTCGGATACCACCACCTGAGCCAGTACGTGCCGGAACCGGCGAGCGCGCCGACCGTGAGCGCAGAGCACCCGAAGAGGACGGACAGTTCGAGGATCGACAGGGCCTGGACCCCCCCGAACGCTGCGAGGAATTCGACTGGCGCGGGCAACGTTGCACGCAACGTTTCCGGATCGATGGAAAGCAGGGTCAGTATCCCCCAGATGGCGTAAACGCCGAGGATCGAACCGGCGACTGCAGCGATCGCAGCGTACAGTACCGTCGTCGATCCGTACGCTCTGAGAGTCGTCGGGATGCGTGCGGCTCGCAACGCTTCTCCTCTGTCCGGCCGTTCGTCTCGGATCGTGTCGACGTGATTCCCGAAGGCTCGAATCGAGACGCGGCTCAGCACGCGGTCGACGCGATCGGAGTATCTCGCGGCGGCGACGAGCGAACAGAGAAAGATTACGAGTCCCAGCGGGAAGGCCGTCGTGGGAGTCATCGGTCCCAAACCGGATCGTCGACGGTGCTCGAGTCGGAACGGTCGGCATCAGCTCCGCCGGTTGCTTCAGCAGTGGCCGTGTCGACCGCGACGGATCGATGCTCATCGCGTCCGTCGCCGTCTCCACAGTCACTGCCTTCCTTGCGCTCGGTGCTTTCGTCGCGTTCGTCAGCGATCGTCTCGAGTATGCGCTCTGGATCACTGTAATATTGATTGACCAGTGCGGTGAATCGCTCGTAGTCGGAGATACCGTTGGCCTGGAGGTACTCGAGGAACAGCTCTCGATTGTCCAGTTCGGTCAGGAGTTCCGTTTGACTCCAGCCGCGTTCTTCTCGTATTTCTGATAGCACTCGGCTGGAATTGCTCCGGAAACTGTCGGTGTCGCTTTCCCAGGTGTACGCCGTCGAGTAGTCAAGTTCGCCGGTACGCTGGTCGATTCCCTCGATCTCCGCGAGGACTTTATTTCGGCGGACGCGCTGATCGCCCGAGCGGGTAAGCGTCTGGATAGAGAGGATATCGAGGCTTCGAACCATCGATCTGGGCACGTTTATCGGGTCGTTCTCGAGTCGGTTGATTGCCGTCTGTACCGAATCGGCGTGCATCGTCGAATAGGTCGTGTGGCCGGTGTTCATCGCCTGGAAGAGGGTCATCGCTTCCTTGCCGCGAACTTCGCCCACGACGATGTATTCTGGCCGGTGGCGTAACGCGGAGCGCAACAGATCGTACATCGTAACGTCCGTCCCCTCGTGGATGCGCTCGCGCGTGACCGAGGAGAGCCAGTTGTCGTGGGACAGTTGCAGTTCGCGCGTATCCTCGATTGTTACGACTTTCGACCGGGGCGGGATAAACATGGAAATGGCATTCATGCTCGTCGTTTTCCCCGACGCGGTTCCGCCCGCAAAGAGCAGGCTCTTGTTGTGCTCGATCGCGAGCCAGAGGTAGGCCATTTGCTCGACGCTAAACGTCCCGTACTCGAGCAGGTCTATCGGGGTAAAGGGATCGTCGGCGTATTTCCGGATCGTAAACGCAGAGCCCCGCGGGGTCACCTCCTCACCCAGGGCCAGTTCTGCGCGCGAGCCGTCCGGAAGCGTCGTTTCGACCATCGGATCGCCGATCGAAATGTGCCGTCCCGAGTGTTGGGCGAGTCGGATGACGAACTGATCGAGATTCGTTTTGCCGAACGAAACGGACGTCTCGATATCGGTGT
This window harbors:
- a CDS encoding 30S ribosomal protein S15 is translated as MARMHTRRRGSSGSDKPSADEPPEWSDVDPDDIEDRVVELAEQGYDPSQIGMKLRDEGVTGTPVPDVKLATGKKISEILDENDARADIPEDLRNLMERAVRLREHVRENPQDYQNKRALQNTESKVRRLADYYRGDELEPDFTYTYEVAVELLEDVE
- a CDS encoding 30S ribosomal protein S3ae; translation: MSERSVSRAKQEKRWYTVLAPEQFDRQELGETPADEPEKVYGRTIETTLGELTNNASENNTKLTFKITDVGSDSAYTEFTEHSLTRDYLRSLVRRGASKIEAYITVLTTDDYRVQIQPVAFTTKKADASQEKAIRETMVDMVEDAAAERSFEELIDGVVEGRLSSAIYGEAKTIYPLRRVEIQKATLEAHPEEVAEEEATSVDVDDEDITADD
- a CDS encoding type II/IV secretion system ATPase subunit yields the protein MIDAARRTIRRLLETLQGSTVDVGEYDPSTHGPLVTFDVPDGIEEVERYWVDAPFSFISIGYDHEANEHRYHTVEPPLREDERVLLESLFEDVRDPLLYRDDEGGDIEELLRKTIRDSLEQYGVEIDAATFYRLFYYIHRDFRGYGRLDPIMHDPHVEDVSCDGYDLPIFVYHDEYTDIETSVSFGKTNLDQFVIRLAQHSGRHISIGDPMVETTLPDGSRAELALGEEVTPRGSAFTIRKYADDPFTPIDLLEYGTFSVEQMAYLWLAIEHNKSLLFAGGTASGKTTSMNAISMFIPPRSKVVTIEDTRELQLSHDNWLSSVTRERIHEGTDVTMYDLLRSALRHRPEYIVVGEVRGKEAMTLFQAMNTGHTTYSTMHADSVQTAINRLENDPINVPRSMVRSLDILSIQTLTRSGDQRVRRNKVLAEIEGIDQRTGELDYSTAYTWESDTDSFRSNSSRVLSEIREERGWSQTELLTELDNRELFLEYLQANGISDYERFTALVNQYYSDPERILETIADERDESTERKEGSDCGDGDGRDEHRSVAVDTATAEATGGADADRSDSSTVDDPVWDR
- a CDS encoding exonuclease, whose translation is MSTEGRSVELTSATRALESAGFVRLVVRADGDALAASGLLASALTADETPFQVTVGRTVAERSERVRTPTGDDDVTIVLGSANGTDDDTVVHLPATDRPATLEAVDYVREIGSNPDPVLALAGVVASGGEPGAGESEWLLEAARDRGLLEQRPGVAVPTADTVDGLAHTTRVRAPWSGDLGATRDALDDIAGDDPDSLTDDDHRTVGSLVALDVVGAEEAADVAATTIGRVLRPYATPDRPFATLGGFADVLEATARTEPGTGAALAMGHDVTDPALSAWRDRGRRAHAALAEETTGRYDGLFVVSVDDGPVEAVARIAADYLSPEPAVLAVGTGEAAVVTRDALPLGATVEGIARELEEAESDTERTTDSDTDPGTEPGSDSSTSATYDVGHRRGYLRYDPGVDESTIIATVRDLL
- a CDS encoding type II secretion system F family protein; translation: MTPTTAFPLGLVIFLCSLVAAARYSDRVDRVLSRVSIRAFGNHVDTIRDERPDRGEALRAARIPTTLRAYGSTTVLYAAIAAVAGSILGVYAIWGILTLLSIDPETLRATLPAPVEFLAAFGGVQALSILELSVLFGCSALTVGALAGSGTYWLRWWYPSYVADARARRIEAGLPSTVAFIYALSKSGMSLPNTIRIVAEQEDTYGEAATEFSVAVRQMDTFGTDVITALQTMSQRSPSPQFREFVDNLVSVLQSGQGLSEFLERQYQDYREEAESQQEGIIELLATLAEAYVTVLVAGPLFLITILVVIGIASSETFGQLQILVYLLLPVANAGFMVYLSMVTDKLDPSNGVDGEPAAIEPPSATTIPTARAHDDVPGPRPHPNVERVRYYRRLQGLRDRFGHPIRTVIDQPFLTFAVTVPIALAIVAWQLPAALEGGFDASAIDDAIAVGSLGVITVFAVAYELHRRRLKAIETQVPDLLDQLASVNEAGLAVVSSIDRVRDSDLGPLSDELDRVWADVQWGADLQTALHRLETRVGTRSISRVVTLLTESMNASGNLATTLRIAARQAAADRRLERERKQAMVEYMIVVYVSFLVFLFIIAVLAGYLLPNLPSEGADLATGSGTTELGGLSDADTDAYATLFYHATLVQGLLSGLIAGQLSTGDVRAGAKHAAVMIGLSLVLFAIVL
- a CDS encoding KEOPS complex subunit Pcc1 — protein: MSRRATIRTAHDDPALLARALRPDNTDDMTTMVERNDAERAVGDDEAARSHRDDAGATVVTQIDRDTTSGLRTTVDDYVVNLEVAMEVATNARTVQRAQPTDTGPVSDTNSDSDTR